A genomic region of Zea mays cultivar B73 chromosome 6, Zm-B73-REFERENCE-NAM-5.0, whole genome shotgun sequence contains the following coding sequences:
- the LOC100275842 gene encoding uncharacterized protein LOC100275842: MKPPAASPGRAEKPQLAAPGLARLLLSKSRRGARSRRAPPATSPMFVSRGARTRAANDGEPSSPKVTCIGQVRMRKGKKPATATAPAVGKAAARDKGAARGGYYYYCRCLKRAFLCGGLFASDARKRRHEPPAERGRRSPWVFSSRDVAVAAAPKPPADPSSGRRAEDEVQLGVGDVDLGSTGRDGEQEVGIGDGDGDRDAPLAVSSATTTPPKNALLLMRCRSAPQNRTSPLTSRFPSTATAPTPAPARDALAAAASPLASPSPSPSPSPRKAPASANEDGVATQQTGAVAAPAREPQLVLSGEGEEEEEEEVEVEDDDEFDEYDEEEEEEDETVRCSSARPLVLQRCKSEPATTAAAKMAAGPATSAGCFWAHGGSGGRRRHAPPPPGAAPAAVALTGH; encoded by the coding sequence ATGAAGCCGCCGGCGGCGAGCCCGGGCCGCGCGGAGAAGCCGCAGCTGGCGGCGCCGGGCCTGGCGCGCCTGCTGCTCAGCAAGAGCCGCCGGGGCGCGCGGTCGCGCCGGGCGCCGCCGGCCACGTCGCCCATGTTCGTGTCGCGCGGCGCGCGCACCCGCGCCGCCAACGACGGGGAGCCCTCGTCGCCCAAGGTCACCTGCATTGGCCAGGTGCGGATGCGCAAGGGGAAGAAGCCTGCGACTGCGACGGCGCCGGCGGTGGGGAAGGCGGCCGCGCGGGACAAGGGCGCCGCCAGGGgcggctactactactactgccgcTGCCTCAAGAGGGCGTTCCTGTGCGGCGGGCTGTTCGCGTCCGACGCGCGGAAGCGGAGGCACGAGCCGCCGGCGGAGCGCGGGCGCCGCTCGCCCTGGGTGTTCAGCAGCCGGGACGTCGCTGTTGCTGCCGCGCCCAAGCCGCCCGCGGACCCGAGCAGCGGGCGCCGGGCCGAGGACGAGGTGCAGCTCGGCGTCGGGGACGTCGACTTGGGGTCGACCGGCCGGGACGGAGAACAGGAGGTGGGgatcggcgacggcgacggcgaccggGACGCGCCGCTGGCCGTGTCGTCCGCCACCACTACGCCGCCCAAGAACGCGCTCCTGCTGATGCGCTGCCGGTCCGCGCCGCAGAACCGCACGTCGCCACTCACCTCCCGGTTCCCCTCCACCGCCACGGCGCCAACGCCGGCGCCGGCCAGGGACGCCCTCGCCGCCGCGGCGTCCCCGTTAGCATCCCCATCCCCTTCGCCTTCTCCTTCTCCCCGGAAGGCGCCAGCTTCGGCGAACGAGGACGGCGTGGCAACGCAACAAACAGGAGCGGTGGCAGCGCCAGCGCGTGAGCCGCAGCTGGTATTGAgcggagaaggagaagaggaggaggaggaggaagtaGAAGTAGAAGACGACGACGAGTTCGATGAGTACGAcgaggaagaggaagaggaggaCGAGACGGTGCGGTGCTCATCGGCGCGGCCGCTGGTGCTGCAGCGGTGCAAGTCGGAGCCGGCGACGACCGCGGCCGCGAAGATGGCGGCGGGACCCGCGACGAGCGCCGGGTGCTTCTGGGCCCACGGAGGGAGCGGCGGCCGGAGGAGGCACGCTCCGCCGCCGCCCGGCGCGGCGCCGGCGGCGGTGGCTTTGACCGGCCACTGA